A DNA window from Rhinolophus sinicus isolate RSC01 linkage group LG10, ASM3656204v1, whole genome shotgun sequence contains the following coding sequences:
- the RRP9 gene encoding U3 small nucleolar RNA-interacting protein 2, with protein MSATAVARKRGKPATGARVGSGAGKRRRKADSAGDRGKTKGGGKMNEEISSDSENESLTPRRTEEEEGEELEETAQEKKLRLAKLYLEQLRQQEEEKAEAREFEEDQVAGRLKEDVLEQRGRLQKSVAKEIQTPAPADIRILRGHQLSITCLVITPDDLAIFSAAKDCTIIKWSVESGRKLHVIPRAKKGAEGQSPGHSSHILCMAISSDGKYLASGDRSKLILIWEAQSCRHLYTFTGHRDAVSGLAFRRGTHQLYSTSHDRSVKVWNVAENSYVETLFGHQDAVAALDALGRECCVTAGGRDGTVRVWKIPEESQLVFYGHQGSIDSVQLINEEHMVSGADDGSVALWGLSKKRPLALQRDAHGLRGEPGLEQPFWVSSVAALLNTDLVATGSHSSCVRLWQCGEGFRRLDLLCDIPLVGFINSLKFSSAGDFLVAGVGQEHRLGRWWRIKEARNSVCIIPLRRAPRPTAVGS; from the exons ATGTCGGCCACAGCGGTAGCTCGAAAGCGCGGAAAGCCGGCCACGGGGGCCCGGGTCGGTTCAGGGGCCGGCAAGCGGCGGCGAAAG GCCGACTCTGCTGGGGACAGGGGCAAGACCAAAGGTGGCGGCAAGATGAATGAGGAGATCTCCAGCGACTCCGAGAATGAGAG CCTAACTCCCAGGAGGACGGAGGAAGAGGAGGGTGAGGAGCTGGAGGAAACCGCACAGGAGAAGAAGCTGCGCTTGGCCAAACTCTACCTTGAGCAGCTCAGGCAGCAAG aggaggagaaggcagaaGCCCGTGAGTTTGAGGAGGACCAGGTGGCAGGGCGCCTGAAGGAGGACGTG cTTGAGCAGAGGGGCAGGCTGCAGAAATCGGTGGCAAAGGAG ATCCAGACCCCAGCCCCGGCCGACATTCGAATCTTACGGGGTCACCAGCTATCCATCACATGTTTGGTTATCACCCCCGACGACTTGGCCATCTTTTCTGCTGCCAAGGACTGCACCATTATTAAGT GGAGCGTGGAGAGTGGACGGAAGCTTCACGTGATCCCACGAGCCAAGAAGGGTGCCGAGGGGCAGTCCCCCGGCCACAGCAGCCACATCCTCTGCATGGCCATCTCCTCTGACGGCAAGTACCTT GCCTCCGGTGACCGCAGCAAGCTCATTCTGATTTGGGAGGCCCAGAGCTGCCGGCACCTGTATACCTTCACGGGACACCGGGATGCCGTGTCG GGGCTGGCGTTCCGTAGAGGCACCCACCAGCTCTACAGCACGTCCCACGACCGCTCTGTGAAGGTGTGGAATGTGGCAGAGAACTCCTACGTGGAGAcgct CTTTGGGCACCAGGACGCTGTGGCAGCGCTGGATGCTCTGGGCAGGGAGTGCTGCGTGACAGCTGGGGGCCGGGACGGGACTGTGCGCGTGTGGAAGATCCCTGAGGAGTCCCAGCTTGTCTTCTACGGCCACCA GGGCTCCATAGACAGCGTCCAGCTCATCAACGAGGAGCACATGGTGTCAGGCGCAGACGATGG CTCTGTGGCCTTGTGGGGCCTTTCCAAGAAACGGCCACTTGCCCTGCAGCGTGACGCCCATGGGCTGCGTGGGGAGCCGGGCCTGGAGCAGCCCTTCTGGGTGTCGTCAGTGGCAGCCCTGCTCAACACAGACCTTGTGGCCACAG GCTCCCACAGCTCCTGCGTGCGGCTCTGGCAGTGTGGGGAGGGCTTCCGGCGGCTTGACCTTCTCTGCGACATCCCCCTG GTGGGCTTTATCAATAGCCTCAAGTTCTCCAGCGCTGGGGACTTCCTGGTGGCCGGGGTGGGGCAGGAGCACAG GCTCGGCCGATGGTGGCGGATCAAGGAGGCTCGGAACTCTGTCTGCATCATCCCACTCCGGAGGGCTCCCAGGCCCACGGCGGTGGGCTCCTGA